The Etheostoma spectabile isolate EspeVRDwgs_2016 chromosome 23, UIUC_Espe_1.0, whole genome shotgun sequence genome includes a window with the following:
- the mrps33 gene encoding small ribosomal subunit protein mS33 yields MAGLSSYAMRMARLSAQIFGGVVRPTDSRSMKVVQLFQEPPMAQRKGVYDWYPEHKIYYSMTRKLRFMGLFRDEHEDFKEEMRRLRKLRGKGKPKKGEGKRAGKKK; encoded by the exons ATGGCGGGTCTGTCCAGCTACGCCATGCGCATGGCCAGACTGAGCGCGCAGATCTTCGGGGGGGTCGTGCGTCCGACAGACTCGAGGTCCATGAAGGTGGTCCAGCTGTTCCAGGAGCCCCCCATGGCCCAGAGGAAGGGGGTGTACGACTGGTACCCAGAGCACAAGATTTACTACTCCATGACCCGGAAGCTCCGCTTCATGGGACTGTTCAG AGACGAGCATGAAGACTTCAAGGAGGAGATGCGTCGCCTGAGGAAACTGAGAGGAAAAGGGAAACCAAAGAAAGGAGAAGGGAAGAGAGCAGGGAAGAAGAAATGA